The genomic stretch TAACAACAAAGCCCTCCACCCCCTCAAACCCAAAGGATTTCAAAGGATGAGTCCCTGTTttgttacccccccccccaacccataTCAAGGGCTGTCAAAAAATTAGTTCCACCTCAGTTCATTtaccctcttcctcttcttcccacCCCCTACCCTGTGCCCGCCTCCTTCTCCTGCTCCGTGCGATAGCCGATCACTCATGGATAAATACTGCAAATATGTGCCAGCGAGTAATGAGGGACCGACTGAGCTCCGCCACACTGCCAAGAAGTAgctgagagagggagggaaggtGATAGAAAAAGAGGGAGGAAGTAGAAGGActgggggtggaggggtgggTGACAAGAACCTTGACAGTTAATTATCTGGGGAATATGGCAATCAGAGCAGCAATGAGTGTTTCTGAGCGTCTTTCTGTTATTTGGTCCTTGGGGACATGTCGTCGAATTCAGTCGACAGACAATCTGCTGAAGGCCTCTCGGCTCCTCTCTGCTCAGCTGTGTCCACTGCCAAACTATTCTGCTTTCTCTGATTATTCACCTTGACAGAAATTTCTCTCCTGTTGCCTGGAGTCAGGCTCTTACACAAatagttcagtttttttctttctttcttttttatatacatCTGTACACACATTAGGATTATATAATTGTATGTGTTAATTTATGCATCCaagacagccccccccccaaaaaaaaccacccaaaacaaacaaacaaatgactaATCTGCTCGTCTGATAACACAAAAGATgttgctgttttggtttttcataTGGATGTGGGTTCTGcggtccagtgtttctgtgagATTCTCAGCACTGAACTGACTTTTAAAATCATAGATTCCTTTTTATATGAAGTGATTTTACAGTTATTACAGTAGATgcaatctttttgtttttgttttctttcttatttttttaaagtttgatttGTAGTTCCATGTGTGAACATGTGAATAACTTCCCCTGCTCTTCTTTTGTGTTTGGTCACTTTAGGTGTTTTAAGATGTTCAGTTACGGTTAATTTATTACAATATTATGAGCttggttttgcttgtttgcttttttatggTTCAAAGAACTTTATAAACGaacttgctttgtttttgtttttctctcggTTGTTGGATAAACACGTGTACACACCAAGAACTACACTTCCACAGatgctctttgttttttgggCTAAATCAGTCTAAACAGTCAAATCTGGGTGAAAGGTGGAAAATCAGTTTTCACACTATTACAAGGACTTGAATGCAACCTAATTTCTACCTACTGACCATTTATCTGTTGATTTACTCTATTTATAGTGCATAACCATCAAGGCTAAAATTGGGTCTAACGCACAACTGCAAAGCATGTATCTTTGTTTCATTTACAGATATTTGATTGacattttatttggttttgATCAGATCAGACAGTCACACAACACCATACCTACTCCAGCTGTAATTTACATAAATGTACTTGTAAATGCATAAATGAACATATTATTCGCCCCTGCTCGATGAGTGCAGTAGAAAGGTTTTTGGTTCTAActtgctggctgtctgaggaGCAAGAATCTTTTCCACCCAGTTCAGACAGAAAGGGATGGCTTTTCTTCAACCTTGGAAaactgtttttcacattttcatcaaatcagtctttaaaactatttttgttgttgctggagTCACGAGAACCTGTGACTCCTTGTGCCTTTCATTTTGGTCCCTGTTAGTACGCCACATTTTCATTCCTCATTCTTGTTCATTCGTTCTGCTTGAATCTTTTAACACATTCTTTGCNNNNNNNNNNNNNNNNNNNNNNNNNNNNNNNNNNNNNNNNNNNNNNNNNNNNNNNNNNNNNNNNNNNNNNNNNNNNNNNNNNNNNNNNNNNNNNNNNACTCTCTCTTTTATTCCCTCctgtctgctctctctccttcacTTTCTCTCTGCATCCTACCTTACCCCACCTTTCCCTCTCCTTCCATCTCTTCCTGCTTCATCCATCCTCCTGCCCCCTGTTTTATCTCTACCTCCTTatccctctctctgctctctatCACTCTCTCACAGATGCCACATCACACCACACACTTGCACTTTCCCTTTCTCTCGCTCCCATCTGCCTGCTCTCTCACTCGCTCCACCAGCTTGTCGCTGGCTGTCAGTTCATTTGCCACGGCAGAGCAACAACTGGCTTCTTTCAGTGCTGGAAGAAGAGCAGGGACGGGGAGAGCGGCGGGAAGAGtggaaggaagaagaagaagaagaagtagagGAGGGTAAGGAAAGGAAATCTTTTGTTAAGCATCCCTCCCCTCATCCCTCTCCGGCAGTAGCAGCTGCAGCATCGGCACCGCTGCCTCCTTCAGTAGCAACACATCGGCCGCTGCTCCCGCTGCTGGATGCTCCGTCTCCTGCCAGGATCTGCCTCCACCTTCTCCTCAGGGAGCTCTTCCTGGAACTGGGAGGGGGAGGGAGATCACCACCTCCCAGTTTGCCACGGACCCTCAGCAAGGCGAGGAAGGGAAGGAGGATTTTAGAAGAGGTGCAtgaggagagcagaggagaggcaACACCCTGGGTTACAGGAGTGCAGGGAGGAGAACAGGGGGAGGAAACAGGGGTAAGAGGCCACCGTGGCACATAGAGGGCtttcacatttctttctttctctattCTTTTGTCCTCTGATGGAAAATTTCTGAAGAAAAATATCCTGACAGTTTCCTTCTCTTCCTGACTGGATTTTGATTTTCCACCCTCAGACTGCAGTGTTTGTCTACTTTCATGCCACCATTGTGTTTGCTCTCATCTTCCTCCTAAATCTGCCCGTCCACTGTTCTCATCTCCATCAGACTGGTAGGAGATTCAGATGAACGAGAAGATGTAcacctgtgtgtgcgtgtgtgtgtgtgtgtgtgtgtgtgtgtgtaagcaagGTCCTGTAAGTTAAGTGGAGAAAAGAAGGAATAATTGCAGCTCCtctgcaaagaaaaagaaacacaaggagAAAAAGTCTAACACCCATCCTCATGCTGACGTTTGCTGCCTCTGTTTCCTGACAACCTGTGGTGCTGTCTGCTCAATTTGTTGGTTTGTAGAAGtttgaataaaaacaaaggcGAGAGAAGAATCCTGGTGTTTGATTTTAGCCATTGCCTCCACTCTCAGAGTAATCTGATGAGTCTCCAGAGTGCCTCCACTGAACAATCAATGATACTTGGGCTTGCcgacttctgtgtgtgtgtgtgtgtgtgtgtgtgtgtgtggtgatctGGAGCTGAAGCCATCAGattctcttctttctccctctccacAGATGGCCTGGGCTGGGCCGGGCTCGCtgagtgtatgtgagtgtgtttggCTGCGGGTGGTAAAtcccagctctgcagctcagaggtGGTGAGGCGGGTGGATGGGTGGGGGTCTTCCTGGTTTTGGCTgaggatgtttgtgtgtgtgtttgtgtgtgtgtgtgtgtgtgtgtgtgtgtgtgtgtgtgtgtgtgtgtgtgtgtgtgtgtgtgtgtgtgtgtgctcatatgAGTGTCTCCAGGCCAGcctggagtgtgtgtgagaaaagaaaagaaaacgaGGGGAAATCATAGATTAAAATCATAGATTAGCATCTCATctgctttcttctgtttttcatgtattcattctttctttgtgtCATTCTTCCTCagttttacccccccccccctcctcctcctcctcctcttgtctTTTCCTGCTGTCAGCGTGGGGCTGTGGACACTGTTTACCTGATCCCTGATTTTCCTGTTAAACactgtaaatgtattttctctcacTCTTCATGTCtgagaacaaaaacagcttcaGTGCTTCTCAGTTTGGATGAACAATGAAATTGTAATTTAGAAACAGCTGATCTGGTGCCAGCAACAAGGCGACACAGACTGACGAGCCTCTTCCTTTTACCAAAGCATCCATGGAGTAATTGTAAATATTGATTTTGGGAAACAAATCAATGGAATGATTTTGGATCGGCTTAGCTGGAGCGTGCTCTTTGTATTCAGCCGGCTAGTTCAATTAGAATAGAATGGAATAAATTTGCTTGAACTTTTCATCCATTATTCATGGCCTCGCGCCAGCATTTAAACTCATCGctttaatttcaaaataaagaagAGTGGAAATCATAATAGCAACTTAAATTAACATTTAggaatttatttaaaagcctttttaaCATTAACAAATTGCAGGAGAAAAAATATCATGGGCTGCAACAGGTCTCCATAAATGTTCCATTTGACAGTCTGTATGTTTTTCCAGTACAGCAGTAATTAGCCTGAGGGAGGCTGTGGTGCAgcctgctgcagaaaaacagactattttataaaatcaaacaaattagTTCTCTGCATGCGCTGCACCCTCCCTCCTGTGGAATAATCCATGTGTTGATTTCTCTCCCGGtcctgtgggggtggggagggcCGGTAATGGAGTGCACAGGGCTATTGTCACACCACAGCAGCTCCCGGTCTGACCTGCCTAACCCTCCGTCTCTCCTGTGTGTGCACCCCAGCCCCCATCAGCCTCCAACTCCTCCTTCCCAGATCTCGCTGCGCTCGGACAGGGCCGAGCTGAAGGAGCAGCAGCGACGGGGGGGAACCATCGCCGCTGCATCGGGCCTTCCGGGGGATGCGGGTGGTGCTGCCAGGCTGTAGTCCAGGTGAGAGGCTTGCTGTGGGGGTCTGTGTTTTGTCACACTCCCATTTACCTCTGTCACCTCCAGAGTTTTGTGCACAGAGCCATGAGAGATTGAATCAATCTAACCTCAGCTTTTACACACCCTtcgtttttttctgtttttctgtgtctcCCCTTTGACACACACTTGCTGGCTTGGATTGAAAATGCCACCATTGTCAATTTTCTCCTTTGCAGAGGAGCCATTGATGGAGCCTTGCCTCACACTGCAGCGAGGCGTCTTCAATCAATGCACTGCCCCACTTTCtctatatgtgtatgtgtctgtttgCCACTGGAGCCTGAAGGGGGGCTGCTGATGGCGGCGGCGATGGccatggtggtgatggtggtggtgatgatgatacGATGGCAGTGGCGCTGCTCACATGCTTTCTGGCTTAGCTCCCCTTGTTTACTGAAAGACTCTCTTCGGTGACGGGTATTCTTGGGTGGATAATACAGATCACGTTGTTATTGCTTAAGAATACGCGTAGTCGAGGAGAGTCCTCTCTTCGCCCAATACCAGCAACACCCCCCCGGCCCCACAACACCCACCCACCTCACCCCACCCCGACAAAACACCACCCAACCATGGAGGTCTGTCAGGTTGGGTGAAGCCACACCTCCATACTCCACCTTCCTTAAAAGAAAAACCATCTCTTCTTTGATTTGTTCTGCATCACGTCCTGCCTTCCTGCCCACTTCCTGTCTGCTGAGCCATGGTTTGAGGTCGACAGTGTCCTCGTGTCTGTCCCACCATACATCTGTcggtctgtctctgtctgtgagGCAATGGGTAGCATAGtgtgtttctttctgtgtgtgtgtgtgtgtgtgtgtgtgtgtgtgtgtgtgtgtgtgtgtgtgtgtgtgtgtgtgtgtgtgtgtgtggctgatgTTACCTCGAGATTGTTTGGtctcaaaggggaaaaaaaactggctCATTGTGTCACTCTGACTGTGAGTGAAAGGCCAGCAGCTCAGCTGTTCCTCTGCCTAAAACCTTCTTATTAAACATCGACGTGTCGCTGAACAGTTCACTTTACCACATGTTGCTCCCATTAATATATCTGCATTAATAAACGGGCTGCTTGTCTCCACCCTGCACACACTGTGCGGTACTAACTGGCACCATGTTTGCCAGGTGGGGATTTGTTTCAGTGCGATGTTTGATAATCAAAGATAAGGTGATAGATCTGATCAGCGCTCCTCATCACGACAAGAAtgcagaatttaaaaataaagcagggCCCCGAGCACATCAGCTGCTTCTCCAATATTTTCCCATCTCTCATTTGTTTAAGCCCTCATATAAACTGGCAGTCCTCCACCTTTGGGGGGCTGCACATGATAGCTGGCATAGGCtccgccccccccccaccccctttggaattggataagcagaaaaaaatgtatggATGGACTTTTGTGACCCTCTGGggtttattaattaataattaaaagttATTGATACATAATTTTTATGAAGAATCAGTAAATTATCCACTTTTGCTGGTgtagaaaaatgtatttcttaaaactaaatttttatctttttgaCTTCAAACTCCAAAGAGCAGGattaaacctttttaaaaatagattttcatttaaaaactgagtGTGTTTTCTTATAAATCAATCATTCATTCTATAACGTGACAACAACCCTCAGAAAATACCGAGGACGTCTTCAGAGATCTTGTGCTGTGTGAGCAGCAGTGCAGACCCCAGACTGAACGAGCTCATTAACTGTGCTTTAACTGCATTATTCTGTGTCTGTGCCCCAAAAAGGagctaaacaaaaaaataccataTATGCTTTTTAACTTAGTTTAACACAATATGACACTGATGGTCCAAAAACTGTCAGCTTTCATTTAACGAAGCTTTGGGAAAAATCTTAAGTCCAAGCGTGTCCGTGTATGAGCAGGCCTATAATATTTAATGAGGGGCCAGTAGACAGTATTGTGTTGTATTTCCACTGGCTGTGGTTATAGAGTGGAACCTTCTTTTATTCAGCTCCATGTAGTGCATTTATTATGTGACTGAGCTGTGCCGGGCTGCCTCTTACATTCCCCCCTTACACCCCTTTTTTATGCAAATGGCTGCTCAAATGGCATTTATCGCAGTGAGGTTTACGCCACATGTAAGACTGCTGCTGCCGCtgagcctcacacacacacacacacacacacacacacacacacacacacacacacacacacacacacagctgagaaaacaaaatgtccACCATGAGCGGCCGACAGCTCAATTTATGCATTGAGGAGAGCAGCGTCTAGATAAACAATTACCCCTGGCTCAAATGGTCTATAACCAGCTTTTTCCGTGTTGCCAGCCGGGGCGATGCACCATGAATATGGATTCCCTCTCCATGTCTGATGGCACATTCTGAACCTTAACACCCATGTAAAATCCATTTAAACACCTAATAGGATCAACTTGACTCATACAGCCATGTCCTCACACATGTCACCTCCCGTGATCACGTGCTGGAGATTTTCAGGCCGCCGGGCGAGTTTAAAGCGCTTTATCTGTTATAGAGCTGCTTTGAAACACGGGCCCATTTGCATGCCTGTGTCACTGACATGTAGGATCTTCCCAGGCTGGAGTTAAAGTTAGCTGCAGAGTCACTCAGACATGCTCATGATTGTAATTATACAAATCATCCCAGTCATTACCACTGCAGATTATTCCAATAATACAATTAATGTTTAACACTTGGCTTAGCTGATAATTGCTGCTCCTTTCCTCGTGGAAACAAACAAAGCGACATGCTTAAATGTGTAAAACGGAGCATTTGTGGGGTACTCACACAGGGAAGAGGGAAACCCAAACACTCACTTCCTCCcctgcatttgtgtgttgaCTGTGGCGTGGACGTCCTCTCGCTGTCTGTTACCTGTGCGACTGCGTGTTTGTgggtttctttttgttgctgctgcaggGCTTCAGGTGGCTGACATCACTCCTGTCGTGTCATTCTGCATCATGTAAACACGTCACACCGAGTTTCACCTCCACACGATCAGTGTGTGACGATGTCTTTGTTCTAAGGAGCACTGAGAACCAAACACAGGTGAGGAGGCGGTGACTGAAGatgcatctaaaacctgcacatttgtcacatttactgACTTAAAGCACTGAGTTTGGGCTCAGTGGTGCAGTCATGAGTGTAGTTTCAAAAAGGCTTGTCAGTGACAATGATGTGGTGTAAAGTGTGATGTtagccactgtgtgtgtgtgtgtgtgtgtatttggacTGTCTCTGCCTGCTGTAAAACAGACTGTTGATACTATCACATGCAATGGTCACTGTGTTCGAGGACTGGATGAGTTACACACTGTCTCCTCTGCTGTATTAGCTGCTGATTGTGTCTCTGGGATGTCTGAATTGTTGCCATTTCTCCACAccctctttgtttttgtgcttgtgCGCTAATGCCGTTGTGTACTgatggctgctgctgcagctgctgctgctaacaGGTTCCTGTGAGTTTCTCCTGTAAGTGTGCCTTATTTCTGTCAATAAATTGTGgctgtaaatataaataaatcccAGTCTTGAAATTGAAATGTGaaatgaagcattaattaacatcatatttatatatatgtataaattgATGTGGACAGAGGCCTTCACTTGAGCACTTCAGGCCTGTTTTATAAtcccaagaaaaacaaatatgactTTCTAAATTCGACTTGTGATGAATTTGTGGGTCCAACATACAAATCCAGACACCCTGAACATGTCCTCTTCAAGGACTGCTGCCTCAACATTGTTCTGTCTCCTCCCTCCAAACCCTCCTGATCTCAGAGGCCTTCTCCACTGAGCCCGCAGGCAAACGCAGAGATTAAAAGCAAAAAGCGTTTTCCTCCTCTGTGCCGTCTTCTCACAGTTGCACAGTCAAAAGAAGATGAAATATCCAGTCTGGGCTTTTAGCTGTCTTTGCAGCACTTTTTGGACTGTGGATGGAGCTGTGAAGCTTTCATTcgcaaatatttttaattaaattggaAGGTTTGCTCAGACTTTCTCCATAGGACAGCAGTAACAGTCAGCCAGTTAAAATGTGACATGCAGACTTTCACACTGTTACCAGAGGTGGAATTTTCATTAAGGCTTTTCCACCTTTCAAAAGTCTATTTTTACCCCGCTGGCATTTATTGTTTTAGATTAATAATTCTCTAAATGGAATTTTCATTAGTTCAAAAATCCAAAGAAAAGGAAGAGTGGATAAAATTATTGTTATAATCACTGAGTATCTGTTGGAGCACTGAAGGCTTGGCCCTGGGTTTTGCTGGGTGGTTATAAACCCTAGGGGCAAAACCTGCAGGCGTAACCCAGGGTGCAGAAATGCCACTGGTGCAGCACCATAATTCTGGTTCTCTTctgaaaagagacaaaaacaatgataataaaaatcGTACCTGTGGTTGCTCATAGTCCTGGTGTTTGGACAGCCTTGAGGACAAAATGAGGacttttactttaaataattaagcggcacaaaagaaaaacctggaaattaaattctgctaacatttgattaaaaactgttaataaaCCACAAATGGAAAGTTAAACTTTAATTAACAGCTTTTTAACTATTAACAGACAATGAAATATTTCATctttactgaataattattcTAAAATTGTAACTGATGTTTATCAAACTTAATGTGcttaataaacattttatagAACTGAAACGAGTGCTTACAGCACTGTTGTAGTGGCAGGCATCGTTTACTTTGAGTTCAGGTGTTGTTCGCAGGTTTAGCAGGTTTAGCTAAATTTAATCAAACATCCTGGCTTTGATTAAAATGTGCATATTCACAGCATTTACTCTGCATGCTGGAAAATGATGCTCAGCTTACTCAAAGCATTTAAATTTGAGACCAAGCGGTTCCTTGTCAAGCATCCAGgtgtgatgctgatatgaagcagctttttttgtgtcatataaatcaaactgaactgaattgagtgTCTTTGAATGGGCTCAGTAATAAATACTTTAttacaaaacaataacaatgtAATAACTgataaatagaaagaaatggcaaatacatttattgtaagtaaatgtaaaaatatacataGACTCTAATTCTCTCCTATTCActatgatacacacacacaggttattaatcacacaaaataattacataaataaagataaataataTCTTCTAAAGAACATAATGAATTATAGTGACATTATAGCATAAAATATCCAATAACTACTTCATTTTACAATTTATTACTGatggttattattattgttgtttcctcccacagtccacagactgCTGGTGATTATAAACTGTGTGGATGGTGGGTGTACCATTGCACTGTTGCCCTGTGACATGTGGGAGGgtctccagcccccccgcagcCCTGAGCCGGGCACGCAGTGAACCAAACCAATGGAcaagtttttaaattaaagttgtaaaatataattcaaatattgAGCCTACAAATCCCATTGAGGGAAATTAGTTTAAGGTTACTCGTCATCATTTGAATATTATAACTACATGACATTTCAGACACTAACGCACAACTACTGAAAAATAAGAGAACCTTGAGGACTTCACAGCATTGTTATTCACACCAGATAACTGATCTACTGTCAGTGGCTATTTGCATCCTCTTATCACCAAGCAACAGATTACCATATTACATCCTATTTAATTTAGCCTGCAAACACCCCGAGCATCTCAGTGCATTTTATCTCCTGTAATCCTGTTAAAACCACAGTAATTGGAATCCCAAAACTAAACCCACTGGACCAAAAACCGTCGGTGTAGCCAAGCAaaatttcactgtttttattaGACAATAGTGATTCCAAAagacaaaatatatttaacaatatctgcagttttcattttgttctgcaggctttaatcctttaaaaaaaaatcaattttgaaATCAGCGATGTGTCATTTAGagtaaaaggaaaacagaaatcCGATCATCTGTTCATGCTGACAGAATTTCAAATGCAGCTCTTTTGCAGTGTTACAGTGTGCAACCTGCTCAAAGCTGTGCAGCTATTGGTTCGAGATGTTTTCAGGCCACTCATTACTTATTAAAGACACTATTAGGGAAAATTGACAGTAATGATGGGAAGGATAGGACCCAGGCTCATTTGGCAGGAACGCCACAGGAAATATTCAGCTTTTGTACCAATTAATTATGCATCATCTTTACTTTGCTCTCTGTAGACTGAAACTGGGTGTAATGTAGCAGAACACACTGGAGAAggtgaaagggaaaaaagaaaattacaaacAAATAGAAAGAATATGAgatttaattgtattttagAAGATCAGAtggatttaaattttaatggtAATGTTATCAGCAAGTCAGCATTTCACTTTCTTCACTCACATCCATCCTTCTGTTTCaaaaaattattgtttttttatttttttttaatgcaaactataaaaatgttttggtatttTCCAGCTGCTCTGCCTCGTTCAGCTCATGCCTTTACTGTAACAACAAAAAGCTCCACACACAGAATATAATGCAGCAACTGCTCTAATCTTAAAGCAAACACTGttctatatttttcttctttctacaAATCTCATCCGCAGCGACAAACCAGCGCTGAGCCTTTCCCACTAACAAACACTGTGTGGGCATCACAGCCTGATGGATCTCACTCCTGTGAGCCACACACTTCCATTGTTTCTGcacaaatcattaaaaacacatcagtgagcAACACTGGTACACTGGGCGATATGATTCTTCAttatcaccacacacacacacacacacacacacacactgtcctgCACACCACAACCTGAAAGCCTGTGGAAGGCAAACCCACACAAATGTTTCCATTTCCTGTTAAACGTTTGTTAATTCTGAGCAAATTCATCGATGTAGCTGCaacagtttttctctttttgaatatttgtatttctgtcttctttggcagacagttttttgtttgtttttttgggggggggggggggcaaagacATCTTGTATTGTACAAATTATTCTTACACACTATTAATTTGTgacaacaaatgtgtttttaaggaAATACAACATGCTCGTGTGGATTGATAAATTGTCTGATATTGACTAATATAATAGAGTATAATGAATATATCAGCATAGCTTCCTTTGCATAATATCTGTGCAGCGTGCACAGCATGAATCAGGTTTAAATGCAgaatctttttctttgtttcatattCACCCTTGTTTGTTTGGTATCATTCCCTCTTTTCTCAGCACatcaaaatattgtttttaaatgtctcggCTCTTTTTTTCAGCCAGTGCAAAACTGCTGTAAATATCATCTTATTTGCCAAAAGGCTGAATCAGCTGATACTGATGAGCAGacacattaaacatttttttaaagtcagcaGCGACTGGAAGCTTTACACTGGAGATCTG from Archocentrus centrarchus isolate MPI-CPG fArcCen1 chromosome 20, fArcCen1, whole genome shotgun sequence encodes the following:
- the LOC115799892 gene encoding uncharacterized protein LOC115799892, whose translation is MSDSNIRTKEHKKLEKYQGLGEGIERMWKVKKSAIPGTAMIGPSSSQASGRGPELVRGQSPSTGCHITPHTCTFPFSRSHLPALSLAPPACRWLSVHLPRQSNNWLLSVLEEEQGRGERREEWKEEEEEEVEEGKERKSFVKHPSPHPSPAVAAAASAPLPPSVATHRPLLPLLDAPSPARICLHLLLRELFLELGGGGRSPPPSLPRTLSKARKGRRILEEVHEESRGEATPWVTGVQGGEQGEETGPPSASNSSFPDLAALGQGRAEGAAATGGNHRRCIGPSGGCGWCCQAVVQRSH